In Fibrobacter sp. UWR3, a single window of DNA contains:
- a CDS encoding outer membrane protein assembly factor translates to MQAQLLDMSQMPVDYMAENKVRKVKVEGNVNMDQRAVLSRIGIRDGQTFSPTILSDKVQEAVSALYKSGLFDDVSAWVDYIDNSTEVDLIFKIKELPALDTAVLDGNDEISEDDLRLKMRLIPGQVYSKSQLERDRQAMIDYYHSEGFLLAEVGYRETPVDDNKNMVTFIIREGEKVKVRDIKITGNDNVPAIDITDHMLTKVDQWYGGGEFKETVFEADRDTVLNAIRHFGYLDAELTEYRAEYLPDSSCLFYLGRMVPVGERLQPLYDQLNRAMGDPATAMYKMAGKPTMQVSHFFRASKEMSHHGYVTRPLPQVKEEEDALKLINDIIRYEDSRKEWLKIVEGRKFNNPKIDSLKKIKKLSEYEEKLLVRYMIEDMFPLLNKYDNIHTSSDICIHIGMVEGRRYYMGNVHFSGNEVLNDKVLGYAFRLDSGAVFDQYLYDASRKALLEVYREDGYLFAQFDEERTFVNDSVVNLTYRMREGLPASIHKVYIHGNTKTNEKVIRREVRLYPGDTYRQSLLERSFREIMQLNYFDMVVPDIKIYGEHEVDLDFTVQEKEAGTGQFSLGVSYSESDGLVGTASISIPNCCMGDGQAASLSVEYGADKKSASISFQEPWLLDKPITLGASLSYSWWNMEDYGDPNITRYGGSVYLGKRLKWPDDYFYGQVGYSWLMNKQGPNIDGSYVVYTGIESAINFRLVRDDKNLPQFPTEGSRYQLDIQVADGALFSDFEFIKTELTIKWWFPLFRDRLAIALTNEYGVMFGDQLQYRTLFTMGGVMGYEGNMRGYSSGSIGYRRLGRSYQYTGAELQLGIVPQVFYLLPFFFDAGNVFGERYDPKTKVAKPSRNPLSEWDPTSLKKDIGFGFRVVVPMLGIIGFDFAWPLDVGETYTGLQRSKVGDMEFNFVIGQGF, encoded by the coding sequence GTGCAGGCCCAGCTGTTGGACATGTCCCAGATGCCTGTGGACTATATGGCCGAAAACAAGGTGAGGAAGGTCAAGGTCGAAGGTAACGTGAACATGGACCAGCGTGCGGTGTTGAGTCGAATCGGCATCCGCGACGGCCAGACTTTTTCGCCCACGATCCTTTCTGACAAGGTCCAGGAGGCGGTGTCCGCCCTCTACAAGTCGGGCCTCTTCGACGACGTTTCTGCATGGGTCGACTACATCGACAACAGCACCGAGGTGGACCTCATATTCAAGATTAAGGAACTGCCCGCCCTCGATACGGCGGTGCTGGACGGTAACGACGAGATTTCCGAGGACGACTTGCGCCTCAAGATGCGCCTGATTCCGGGCCAGGTGTACAGCAAGAGCCAGCTGGAACGTGACCGCCAGGCGATGATCGACTACTACCATTCCGAAGGCTTTTTGCTTGCCGAGGTGGGCTACCGCGAGACTCCCGTAGACGACAACAAGAACATGGTGACCTTCATTATCCGCGAGGGCGAGAAGGTGAAGGTGCGCGATATCAAGATTACGGGTAACGACAACGTGCCCGCGATAGACATTACCGACCACATGCTCACGAAGGTGGACCAGTGGTACGGTGGTGGCGAGTTCAAGGAGACTGTATTTGAGGCCGACCGCGACACGGTGTTGAACGCCATCCGCCACTTTGGCTACCTGGATGCGGAACTGACCGAATACCGTGCCGAATACCTGCCGGATTCCAGCTGCCTGTTCTACCTGGGACGCATGGTGCCGGTGGGCGAACGTCTGCAGCCGCTCTACGACCAGTTGAACCGCGCGATGGGCGACCCGGCGACTGCCATGTACAAGATGGCGGGCAAGCCCACGATGCAGGTCTCGCACTTCTTCCGTGCCTCCAAGGAAATGTCGCACCACGGGTACGTGACCCGTCCGCTCCCCCAGGTCAAGGAAGAGGAAGACGCCCTCAAGCTCATAAACGACATTATCCGCTACGAGGATTCCCGCAAGGAATGGCTCAAGATTGTGGAAGGCCGCAAGTTCAACAACCCGAAAATCGATTCGCTCAAGAAAATCAAGAAACTCTCGGAATACGAGGAAAAGTTGCTCGTGCGCTACATGATAGAGGACATGTTCCCGCTGTTGAACAAGTACGACAACATCCACACTTCGAGCGATATATGCATCCATATCGGCATGGTGGAAGGCCGCCGTTACTACATGGGCAACGTGCACTTCTCGGGGAACGAAGTCCTGAACGACAAGGTGCTCGGGTATGCGTTCCGCCTGGATAGCGGTGCGGTGTTCGACCAGTACCTCTACGATGCCTCCAGGAAGGCTCTGCTTGAAGTTTACCGCGAAGATGGCTACCTGTTTGCTCAGTTCGACGAGGAACGCACGTTCGTGAACGATTCCGTGGTGAATCTCACGTACCGCATGCGCGAAGGCCTGCCCGCGAGCATCCACAAGGTTTATATCCACGGCAACACGAAGACCAACGAGAAGGTTATCCGCCGCGAGGTGCGCCTGTACCCGGGCGATACGTACCGCCAGTCCCTGCTGGAACGCAGCTTCCGCGAAATCATGCAGCTCAACTACTTCGACATGGTCGTGCCCGATATCAAGATTTACGGCGAGCATGAAGTGGACCTCGACTTCACCGTGCAGGAGAAGGAAGCGGGTACCGGCCAGTTCAGCCTGGGTGTATCGTACAGCGAGAGCGACGGCCTTGTGGGTACGGCGAGCATCTCTATCCCGAACTGCTGTATGGGTGACGGCCAGGCCGCAAGCCTGAGCGTGGAATACGGTGCCGACAAGAAGAGCGCCTCCATCAGCTTCCAGGAACCCTGGCTGCTCGACAAGCCGATTACGCTCGGTGCAAGCCTCAGCTACTCCTGGTGGAACATGGAAGATTACGGCGACCCGAACATTACCCGCTACGGCGGTTCCGTGTACCTGGGCAAGCGCCTCAAGTGGCCCGACGACTACTTCTACGGCCAGGTCGGCTACAGCTGGCTCATGAACAAGCAGGGCCCCAACATCGACGGCAGCTACGTGGTTTACACCGGTATCGAATCTGCCATCAACTTCCGACTGGTGCGCGACGACAAGAACCTGCCGCAGTTCCCGACGGAAGGTTCCCGCTACCAGCTTGATATCCAGGTGGCAGATGGCGCGCTGTTCAGCGACTTCGAGTTCATCAAGACGGAACTCACCATCAAGTGGTGGTTCCCGCTGTTCCGCGACCGCCTCGCGATTGCGCTTACCAACGAGTACGGTGTTATGTTCGGCGACCAGCTGCAGTACCGCACGCTGTTCACGATGGGTGGCGTGATGGGCTACGAAGGCAACATGCGCGGTTACAGCTCGGGCTCCATTGGTTACCGCCGCCTGGGCCGCAGCTACCAGTACACGGGTGCAGAACTCCAGCTCGGCATTGTGCCGCAGGTGTTCTACCTGTTGCCGTTCTTCTTTGACGCGGGTAACGTGTTCGGTGAACGCTATGACCCCAAGACGAAGGTCGCAAAGCCGAGCAGGAACCCGCTCAGCGAATGGGACCCGACGAGCCTCAAGAAGGATATCGGTTTCGGGTTCCGCGTGGTGGTGCCGATGCTCGGTATTATCGGGTTTGACTTCGCCTGGCCGCTCGATGTGGGCGAAACTTACACGGGCCTGCAGCGCAGCAAGGTGGGCGACATGGAATTCAACTTTGTCATCGGTCAGGGATTCTAA
- a CDS encoding phenylacetate--CoA ligase family protein: protein MRSTAWNDEENKVLPEMALDFMPEEKLRDLQLQRMRATVKLAYEKVPLFRERMDEKGLKPEDIKTLKDVAKLPFTMKKDLRDTYPYGLFAVDLSEVVRLHASSGTTGKPIVVGYTKEDMDVWAQVVKRGLLACGFRSTDIVQNFFGYGLFTGGLGIHGGFEALGATVIPISGGNTERQVMLMKDFGVTAVGGTPSYFVRIIDVAEKMGVDIRDLKVKRGIFGAEPWSDGMRDYIEEKTGIKAYDIYGLSEIVGPGVGCECECRDGIHIFEDHFYPEIVDPETLEPLPDGEEGELVLSTLSKKAMPIIRYRTRDITAIEKTKCKCGRTIRRIRRIGRRSDDMIIMRGVNVFPSQIETALLRAEKALPHYQIVLDTKNNMDTLEVKVEVSRDMVSDSMSDMEQLNKKFKHSIEQILGISVIVTLCEPDSLPRSEGKAKRVIDNRKKM from the coding sequence ATGCGTTCAACCGCCTGGAATGACGAAGAAAACAAGGTCCTGCCCGAAATGGCGCTGGATTTTATGCCCGAAGAAAAATTGCGCGACCTGCAGCTGCAGCGTATGCGCGCCACCGTGAAACTTGCCTACGAGAAGGTCCCGCTCTTCCGTGAACGCATGGACGAGAAGGGATTAAAGCCCGAAGATATCAAGACCCTCAAGGACGTGGCCAAGCTCCCCTTCACCATGAAGAAGGACTTGCGCGACACCTACCCGTATGGCCTGTTCGCCGTAGACCTGAGCGAAGTCGTGCGCCTGCACGCAAGTTCGGGCACCACGGGTAAGCCCATCGTGGTCGGCTACACCAAGGAAGACATGGACGTGTGGGCCCAGGTCGTCAAACGCGGCCTCCTCGCCTGCGGCTTCCGCAGCACCGACATTGTGCAGAACTTCTTCGGCTACGGCCTGTTCACCGGCGGTCTCGGCATCCACGGCGGTTTCGAAGCCCTCGGTGCAACCGTCATCCCCATCAGCGGCGGCAATACCGAACGCCAGGTGATGCTCATGAAGGATTTCGGGGTCACCGCGGTGGGCGGAACCCCGAGTTACTTTGTCCGCATCATCGACGTCGCCGAAAAGATGGGTGTCGACATCCGTGACCTGAAGGTCAAGCGCGGCATCTTCGGTGCAGAACCGTGGAGCGACGGCATGCGCGACTACATCGAAGAAAAGACCGGCATCAAGGCGTACGACATCTACGGCCTTTCCGAAATCGTGGGCCCGGGCGTGGGCTGCGAATGCGAGTGCCGCGACGGCATCCACATCTTCGAAGACCACTTCTACCCCGAAATCGTCGACCCCGAAACGCTTGAACCGCTGCCAGACGGCGAAGAGGGAGAGCTCGTGCTTTCTACGCTCAGCAAGAAGGCCATGCCCATCATCCGCTACCGCACCCGCGACATCACCGCCATCGAGAAGACCAAGTGCAAGTGCGGCCGCACCATCCGCCGCATCCGCCGCATTGGCCGCCGCAGCGACGACATGATTATCATGCGCGGCGTGAACGTGTTCCCGAGCCAGATCGAGACGGCACTCCTCCGCGCAGAGAAGGCACTGCCGCACTACCAGATTGTGCTCGACACCAAGAACAACATGGACACGCTCGAAGTGAAGGTGGAAGTCTCCCGCGACATGGTGAGCGACTCCATGAGCGATATGGAACAGCTGAACAAGAAGTTCAAGCACTCCATTGAACAGATTCTCGGCATTTCCGTCATCGTCACGCTGTGCGAACCCGATTCGCTGCCGCGTAGCGAAGGCAAGGCCAAGAGAGTTATCGACAACAGGAAGAAGATGTAA
- a CDS encoding ACT domain-containing protein: MKIPQVSVFVSNRPGRLQAVCKSLADAGVNLLSLTLADSGEFGLIRLIVSDPEKAVDVLAKAGLSATITDVVACPVNAAIGGLAELLSTAVGSQQIDYMYAYPSTLNGSNIMILRFQDVDKAIEALKATNFKAISKEELLG; the protein is encoded by the coding sequence ATGAAGATTCCGCAAGTATCCGTATTCGTTTCCAACCGTCCGGGCCGTCTCCAGGCGGTGTGCAAGTCCCTTGCCGACGCCGGCGTGAACCTCCTTTCGCTCACGCTTGCCGACTCCGGCGAGTTCGGGCTTATCCGCCTTATCGTGAGTGACCCGGAAAAGGCCGTAGACGTGCTCGCCAAGGCAGGCCTCAGCGCCACCATCACCGACGTGGTCGCCTGCCCCGTGAACGCCGCCATCGGTGGCCTCGCCGAACTGCTCTCCACTGCGGTCGGCAGCCAGCAGATCGACTACATGTACGCCTACCCCTCCACCCTGAACGGCTCTAACATCATGATTCTCCGCTTCCAGGACGTGGATAAGGCTATCGAAGCCCTGAAGGCCACGAACTTCAAGGCCATCAGCAAGGAAGAACTGCTGGGGTAA
- a CDS encoding FISUMP domain-containing protein produces MKCLTRIAIPAAFLLAACGDDITEQINANVGAVETSKDLPECTKEIAGQTAFISETHEFLGCDGKEWLSLSASTVSVGDNVCMSKSLSDDSGFEIFCNGESIGTVRNGKDGADGAPGAKGDTGEKGDKGDNGTNGTNGTNGTNGTNGKDGVGCKIQESTALTATIACGSETFTMDLTGSASVSEECDPDDEACTPMDDVELSGVSQKGPFVSGTDVTAYELENGKSLKQTGKTFGGKIENKDGSFNIRTVKLRSTYTYLVADGFYRNEVTGKNSASTIKLRALTNLDGRSTANINLVTHLEYDRVQRLVTKGNKSVFEAKRDAETSLFAAFCIDNSGFDDYAEDLNILEEGDGNAALLAISAMLQGDRNESELTALLAALSVDLGDNGVWDDSLRRAQIADWAMKADLDGRLATIRANIEGWKLADSKAPAFEGHVTNFWMKELDVPACTKGNEGAIFATKNAYSAYYAANDSAYTEGDSSLARLICDASGAWRFATDLEKDVAAFNAADEDTVKHGSIDTTNVYVKENGSWRRGTELDARIKACVFANRGETDSVIVKHDTTWYICDDSDDALVPTAWRKATTAEADTALFGTPDGEVAKIGNVNESHVYVYEDTSGKGGYAWRRGTNLDMLDSLGPCTKNNLNKTRSVTVGKTQVWYTCASDQVVLMNNKLLPCAWREATDIEKDVTKLPKNPDEATVRRGPLNPNMYYVYQDKGWRYGTALDSLLGKACITDGDYSTPAKYDGLYYVCTNQVASDTVRKWVVASDIFNDTWEMQGECKEFGEYGYGNILIGRVNTQNKYVCEDGLFRPANSGEIDFGRVCVGYIENSIYKVKGSFKKCVNSEWKSFDPQYVTGVLKDTDGHSYKTVAIGNQLWMAENMNRVTDGSYCYEENAANCDIYGRLYTHGAASQVCPKGWHLPDQTEFSTLVSSVGGSDYAGYLLKSTTRWVEERMSGNGSDRYSFRALPAGQRKNDGSYAKVNYDTWFWSTTTSSALSYYALHFMNIADDGYVSAVGDETANSVRCIQDN; encoded by the coding sequence ATGAAGTGTTTAACCCGAATTGCAATCCCTGCGGCTTTCCTTCTCGCGGCGTGCGGTGACGACATCACCGAGCAGATAAACGCGAACGTTGGTGCGGTGGAAACGAGCAAGGATTTGCCCGAGTGCACCAAGGAAATTGCGGGGCAAACCGCATTTATCTCCGAAACACACGAGTTCCTGGGCTGCGACGGCAAGGAATGGCTATCACTGAGTGCAAGCACTGTGAGCGTGGGTGACAACGTATGTATGTCGAAGAGCCTCAGCGACGACTCAGGCTTCGAGATTTTCTGTAACGGGGAATCCATCGGTACGGTGCGTAACGGAAAAGACGGCGCCGATGGCGCACCTGGTGCAAAGGGCGATACCGGCGAGAAAGGTGACAAGGGCGATAACGGCACGAATGGTACTAATGGCACCAACGGCACAAATGGAACAAATGGCAAGGACGGCGTCGGCTGTAAGATTCAGGAATCTACGGCGCTTACTGCCACAATCGCCTGCGGTTCGGAAACCTTCACGATGGACCTTACGGGTTCCGCAAGTGTCTCTGAAGAATGTGACCCGGATGATGAAGCGTGCACTCCCATGGACGACGTGGAACTCAGCGGCGTTTCGCAGAAAGGACCGTTCGTTAGCGGTACCGACGTCACGGCTTATGAATTGGAAAATGGTAAGTCCCTCAAGCAGACGGGTAAGACATTCGGCGGCAAGATTGAGAATAAGGATGGCTCCTTCAACATCAGGACTGTAAAGCTCAGGAGTACCTACACGTACCTTGTTGCCGATGGTTTCTACCGCAACGAGGTGACGGGCAAGAACAGTGCGTCAACCATCAAACTTCGTGCCCTCACGAACCTGGACGGCCGAAGCACGGCGAACATCAACCTGGTGACCCATTTGGAATACGACCGCGTGCAGCGCCTTGTTACCAAGGGGAATAAGTCTGTGTTTGAAGCGAAACGCGATGCAGAAACTTCCCTCTTTGCAGCGTTTTGCATAGACAATTCTGGCTTCGACGACTATGCCGAAGACCTCAATATCCTTGAGGAAGGTGACGGCAACGCCGCACTGCTTGCTATTTCTGCGATGCTCCAGGGCGATCGCAACGAGTCCGAACTTACCGCCCTACTTGCAGCATTGAGTGTGGACCTGGGCGACAATGGCGTGTGGGACGATTCCCTGCGCCGCGCTCAGATTGCCGACTGGGCGATGAAGGCTGACCTTGATGGCCGTCTAGCCACTATCCGTGCGAATATCGAGGGCTGGAAACTCGCCGATAGCAAGGCCCCCGCATTCGAAGGCCATGTAACCAATTTCTGGATGAAGGAACTGGATGTTCCCGCCTGTACAAAGGGTAACGAAGGCGCTATCTTCGCCACGAAGAACGCGTACTCCGCCTACTATGCAGCGAACGACTCTGCATATACCGAAGGCGACAGCAGCCTGGCGCGCCTGATTTGTGACGCTTCTGGTGCATGGCGATTCGCAACCGACCTCGAGAAGGACGTTGCCGCCTTTAACGCCGCGGATGAAGACACTGTAAAGCACGGTTCCATCGACACGACGAACGTCTACGTGAAGGAGAACGGCAGCTGGCGCCGCGGCACCGAACTCGATGCAAGAATCAAGGCCTGCGTATTCGCCAATAGGGGCGAAACCGATAGCGTAATCGTGAAGCACGATACGACGTGGTACATCTGCGATGATAGTGATGACGCTTTGGTGCCCACTGCTTGGCGCAAGGCGACTACCGCCGAGGCCGACACGGCGCTCTTCGGCACCCCCGATGGGGAAGTTGCAAAAATCGGCAATGTGAACGAATCCCATGTTTACGTTTATGAAGATACTTCGGGAAAGGGCGGTTATGCATGGCGCCGCGGAACGAATCTGGATATGTTGGATAGCCTGGGTCCCTGCACAAAAAATAACTTGAACAAGACTAGGAGTGTTACGGTTGGCAAAACCCAAGTCTGGTACACTTGCGCCTCTGACCAAGTTGTTTTAATGAATAATAAACTGTTACCCTGTGCTTGGCGCGAGGCGACCGATATAGAGAAGGATGTCACGAAGTTACCCAAGAATCCTGATGAAGCGACTGTTCGCAGGGGACCGCTGAATCCGAACATGTACTATGTATACCAGGATAAAGGTTGGCGTTACGGAACAGCCTTGGATAGCCTGCTAGGGAAGGCTTGTATTACAGATGGTGATTATTCTACGCCTGCCAAGTACGATGGCTTGTATTATGTGTGTACGAACCAGGTTGCGTCGGATACCGTGCGCAAGTGGGTCGTTGCTTCTGATATATTCAATGATACTTGGGAAATGCAGGGTGAATGTAAGGAATTTGGTGAATATGGCTATGGTAATATTCTTATCGGTCGAGTGAATACACAAAATAAGTATGTGTGTGAAGATGGATTGTTTAGGCCGGCAAATAGTGGCGAAATTGATTTTGGCCGAGTTTGTGTTGGCTATATTGAAAATAGTATTTATAAAGTAAAAGGGAGTTTCAAAAAATGTGTTAATTCGGAATGGAAATCGTTTGATCCGCAGTATGTAACGGGGGTGCTTAAGGATACTGATGGACATAGCTATAAGACTGTAGCAATAGGGAACCAACTTTGGATGGCGGAAAATATGAATCGCGTAACAGATGGTAGTTATTGCTATGAGGAAAATGCTGCAAACTGCGATATATATGGTCGCCTTTATACACATGGTGCAGCAAGTCAAGTTTGCCCCAAAGGATGGCATTTGCCAGATCAAACAGAATTTAGTACGCTGGTTAGTTCAGTAGGCGGTTCCGACTATGCTGGATATTTACTGAAGTCGACGACACGTTGGGTTGAAGAAAGAATGAGTGGGAATGGCTCAGATCGTTATTCTTTCAGGGCTTTGCCTGCAGGTCAAAGAAAGAATGACGGAAGTTATGCTAAAGTAAATTACGATACATGGTTTTGGTCTACAACGACTTCTTCTGCACTTAGTTATTATGCATTGCACTTTATGAATATTGCTGATGACGGATATGTTTCTGCGGTTGGAGATGAAACGGCTAACTCCGTCCGCTGCATCCAGGACAACTAG
- a CDS encoding FISUMP domain-containing protein, whose protein sequence is MKCLTRIAIPAAFLLAACGDDITEINANVGAVKSSDDLPACTEDIAGQTAYIKETHEFLGCDGKEWQTLSANTVNVGDNVCTSTSLSDGSGFEIFCNGESIGTVKNGKDGEKGDKGDTGDKGADGAPGTNGTNGKDGAPGTNGTNGKDGAPGTNGTNGKDGAGCKIQESTELTATIACGSETFTMDLTGYVDVPEECDATDDACTVPSGDVELSGVSQKGPFVSGTDVTAYELENGKSLKQTGKTFGGKIENKDGSFNIRTVKLRSTYTYLVADGFYRNEVTGKNSAATIKLRALTNLDGRSVANINLVTHLEYDRVQRLVTKENKSVIVAKRAAEKSLFKAFGIDNSNFRGFAEDYNILQEGDSNAALLAVSVLLQGDRNESELTALLAALSVDLGDNGEWDDSLRRAQVADWAMKADIEGRLATVRANIEGWKLVDSKAPAFEQHVTNFWMQELGVDKCDSSNAGALFATKNKKSAYYAANDSTYTDGDSSLVRLICAASGDSFAWRFATDIEKDVAAFTAADDGAVKRGSVDTTNVYVKENGAWRRGTELDASLDAACVADNKGMTDSLIVEREPVWYICDKNDDASDSFAWRKATTAEADTALFGTPGEGDAIVKLGNVNKSLVYVFEDVDGNGNAKWRYGTVLDLDSDLGPCTSDKVDGVVRSSKNMWFKCVNDGNTLVEGEPVPTEWREATNYEKDTYGLEGTLGDYQQGNVNKNLYYVKENGYWRPATDLERTELGACTEAQNDAVKKITVGAGESWYKCSNDISTVIDTFRVAFSWRSATDIEKDTVGWAAIGGWKKGDVRNGKVNTEQPYVFQDGAWRVGTALDSLLKQGCVVEGDTSKNKVNKLYYVCTFENIAGMFVNRKWVVAPDIYNTTKDLRSECRELGAYGFGNIVKGLDVSTGYSYVCENGKFRLVTSTELMYDRVCVGYLQGLTFKVNDSFRKCSNNKWYSVYNKDTTGIMRDKAGREYKTVVIGAQQWMKENMDYVTDGSSCYIETYSNYCNKGRGHLYVWETAMTVCPIGWHLPSSSEWSELFAAVGGNDVAGKVLKAKSDWINLYGSDGNGTDVYNFTVLPGGYWKPDGTHYIDGSDGAFFWTSTEKYTGDKAYYVGFGLASSVSQGDYPEGYAMSVRCIQDN, encoded by the coding sequence ATGAAGTGTTTAACCCGAATTGCAATCCCTGCGGCATTCCTTCTTGCGGCGTGCGGTGACGACATCACTGAAATCAACGCGAACGTTGGCGCGGTTAAGTCCAGTGACGACCTGCCGGCTTGTACCGAAGACATTGCCGGGCAGACGGCATACATCAAGGAGACTCACGAGTTCCTGGGCTGCGACGGCAAGGAATGGCAGACGCTGAGCGCCAACACGGTGAACGTGGGCGACAACGTGTGTACCTCCACGAGCCTCAGCGACGGCTCGGGCTTCGAGATTTTCTGTAACGGGGAATCCATCGGTACGGTCAAGAATGGCAAGGACGGTGAAAAGGGAGACAAAGGTGATACCGGTGACAAGGGCGCGGATGGCGCTCCGGGTACCAACGGCACAAATGGCAAGGACGGCGCGCCGGGCACTAACGGTACGAACGGCAAGGATGGCGCACCTGGTACGAACGGAACGAATGGCAAGGACGGCGCCGGCTGTAAGATTCAGGAATCTACCGAGCTTACGGCGACTATCGCCTGCGGCTCCGAGACCTTCACGATGGACTTGACTGGCTATGTAGACGTGCCCGAAGAATGCGACGCCACTGATGATGCCTGCACAGTGCCCTCGGGTGATGTGGAACTCAGCGGCGTGAGCCAGAAGGGCCCGTTTGTGAGCGGTACGGACGTTACTGCTTATGAATTGGAAAACGGCAAGTCGCTCAAGCAGACGGGTAAGACATTCGGCGGCAAGATCGAGAATAAGGACGGCTCCTTCAACATCAGGACTGTAAAGCTCAGGAGTACGTACACGTACCTTGTTGCCGACGGTTTCTACCGCAACGAGGTGACGGGCAAGAACAGTGCGGCTACGATCAAGCTACGTGCTCTCACAAATCTGGACGGCCGTAGCGTGGCGAACATTAACCTGGTGACCCATCTGGAATACGACCGCGTGCAGCGCCTCGTCACCAAGGAGAACAAGTCCGTGATCGTGGCGAAGCGTGCCGCTGAAAAGTCGCTCTTCAAAGCGTTCGGTATCGACAATTCTAATTTCCGTGGCTTCGCCGAAGACTACAATATCCTCCAGGAAGGCGACAGTAATGCTGCGCTCCTCGCGGTCTCCGTTCTCCTCCAAGGCGATCGCAACGAGTCTGAACTCACGGCACTCCTGGCTGCATTGAGTGTTGACCTCGGCGACAACGGCGAATGGGACGATTCCCTGCGCCGAGCTCAGGTTGCCGACTGGGCGATGAAGGCGGACATCGAAGGCAGACTTGCCACCGTCCGTGCGAATATCGAGGGCTGGAAACTCGTCGACAGCAAGGCCCCTGCATTCGAACAGCACGTGACGAACTTCTGGATGCAGGAACTCGGCGTGGATAAGTGCGACTCCAGTAACGCAGGTGCGCTCTTCGCAACGAAGAACAAGAAATCCGCCTACTACGCAGCGAACGATTCCACATATACCGACGGCGACAGCAGCCTGGTGCGTTTGATTTGCGCGGCTTCCGGCGATTCGTTCGCATGGCGCTTCGCAACTGACATCGAGAAGGATGTCGCCGCATTTACCGCTGCGGATGATGGTGCTGTAAAACGAGGCTCCGTCGATACGACGAACGTCTACGTGAAGGAAAATGGCGCTTGGCGCCGCGGCACCGAACTGGATGCCTCCCTTGACGCCGCCTGCGTTGCTGATAACAAGGGCATGACCGACAGCCTTATAGTAGAGCGCGAGCCTGTGTGGTACATCTGCGACAAAAACGATGACGCGTCCGATTCCTTTGCTTGGCGCAAGGCTACTACCGCCGAGGCCGACACTGCACTCTTCGGCACCCCCGGCGAGGGCGATGCGATTGTAAAGCTTGGAAACGTGAACAAGTCGCTCGTATATGTGTTTGAAGATGTTGACGGAAACGGTAATGCCAAGTGGCGCTACGGCACGGTCTTGGACCTTGACAGCGATTTGGGCCCTTGCACGTCGGATAAGGTTGACGGTGTTGTCAGATCTTCTAAAAATATGTGGTTCAAGTGTGTCAATGACGGGAACACGCTCGTAGAAGGCGAGCCTGTGCCTACGGAATGGCGCGAGGCGACTAACTACGAAAAGGATACATATGGCCTTGAAGGAACGCTAGGCGATTACCAGCAAGGCAATGTAAATAAGAATCTGTACTATGTGAAGGAAAATGGTTATTGGAGACCTGCGACGGATTTGGAAAGGACTGAACTTGGTGCGTGCACCGAAGCCCAAAATGATGCTGTCAAAAAAATTACTGTTGGGGCTGGTGAAAGCTGGTACAAGTGCTCGAACGATATCAGCACCGTTATCGATACGTTCCGTGTGGCTTTCTCTTGGCGTTCGGCGACCGACATAGAGAAGGATACTGTCGGCTGGGCGGCCATCGGAGGGTGGAAGAAGGGTGACGTCCGCAACGGAAAGGTGAATACGGAACAGCCCTACGTATTCCAGGATGGCGCCTGGCGCGTGGGAACGGCCTTGGATAGCCTGCTAAAGCAGGGCTGTGTAGTAGAAGGGGATACATCGAAAAACAAGGTTAACAAGCTGTATTACGTATGTACTTTCGAGAACATTGCCGGAATGTTTGTCAACCGCAAGTGGGTGGTTGCTCCGGATATCTACAATACGACCAAGGATCTTCGTAGCGAGTGTAGAGAATTAGGTGCGTACGGCTTTGGTAATATAGTGAAAGGTCTGGATGTAAGCACCGGATATAGCTATGTGTGCGAAAACGGCAAGTTCAGGCTGGTAACAAGTACGGAATTGATGTATGACAGGGTCTGTGTGGGTTACCTCCAGGGGCTGACATTTAAAGTGAATGACTCATTCCGTAAGTGCTCTAATAATAAATGGTATTCTGTTTACAATAAGGATACCACCGGGATAATGAGGGACAAGGCTGGACGTGAATACAAGACAGTTGTAATTGGAGCGCAGCAATGGATGAAGGAAAACATGGATTATGTAACGGATGGCAGTTCTTGCTATATTGAGACTTATAGTAATTACTGTAACAAGGGTCGTGGTCATTTGTATGTCTGGGAAACGGCTATGACTGTATGCCCTATTGGCTGGCATCTGCCGAGCAGTAGCGAGTGGAGTGAATTGTTTGCTGCTGTAGGAGGAAATGATGTTGCTGGGAAGGTTCTAAAGGCCAAGAGTGATTGGATTAATTTGTATGGTTCCGACGGAAACGGAACCGATGTGTACAACTTTACGGTACTCCCTGGTGGTTACTGGAAACCCGACGGAACCCACTATATTGACGGTAGCGATGGAGCTTTCTTCTGGACTTCTACAGAGAAGTACACTGGTGATAAAGCATATTATGTAGGATTTGGCCTTGCCTCAAGTGTAAGTCAGGGAGATTATCCTGAGGGCTATGCCATGTCCGTCCGCTGCATCCAGGACAACTAG